A window of the Leptospira bourretii genome harbors these coding sequences:
- the cysW gene encoding sulfate ABC transporter permease subunit CysW, whose product MIMKSKIFPIFLVILAYFFAGIILILPIYTVFSEAFSEGYTKYIESITGEYALYAIGLTIKVSVVSVILNTIFGVTAAFTITRFSFPGKNILVTIIDSPFAVSPVVSGLIFLLLFGRQGYFGDFLSTHGIKIVFNTPGLILATVFITFPFVARELVPLMQSQGREEEEAGLLLGASFFQLLRRVILPNIKWGLLYGIILCNARAMGEFGAVSVLSGHIRGKTTTLPLHIEMLYNEFDSVGAFSCATLLVFLSLLTLIFKLILEKRTASKNNAD is encoded by the coding sequence ATTATCATGAAAAGTAAGATATTCCCTATTTTTCTTGTGATTTTGGCCTACTTTTTTGCTGGGATCATTCTGATTTTACCCATATATACTGTTTTTTCAGAAGCATTTTCGGAAGGATATACAAAGTATATCGAATCCATCACAGGTGAATATGCTCTTTATGCGATTGGCCTTACAATCAAAGTTTCTGTTGTTTCTGTGATTTTAAATACAATCTTTGGTGTGACAGCGGCATTTACGATCACAAGATTTAGTTTTCCAGGCAAAAATATTTTAGTCACCATCATTGATTCTCCCTTTGCCGTATCTCCTGTAGTATCGGGTCTCATCTTTTTATTGTTATTCGGAAGACAGGGTTATTTTGGAGATTTTCTTTCCACGCATGGAATCAAAATTGTATTTAATACTCCGGGTCTTATCCTTGCGACTGTTTTCATTACTTTCCCATTTGTGGCCCGGGAACTAGTTCCCCTTATGCAAAGCCAAGGAAGAGAAGAAGAAGAAGCAGGATTGTTACTTGGTGCCAGTTTTTTCCAACTCCTCAGACGAGTCATCCTACCCAATATCAAATGGGGTTTGTTATACGGGATCATTCTCTGTAATGCAAGAGCTATGGGTGAGTTTGGAGCGGTATCTGTCTTAAGTGGGCATATCCGTGGAAAAACAACCACTCTTCCTCTCCACATTGAAATGTTATACAATGAGTTTGATTCGGTGGGTGCCTTTTCCTGTGCCACCTTACTTGTGTTTCTCTCTCTTCTCACACTCATCTTTAAATTGATTTTGGAAAAACGAACTGCGAGTAAGAACAATGCCGATTGA
- the cysT gene encoding sulfate ABC transporter permease subunit CysT gives MLIETRPYKKTHLGISLGLTVFYSSAVVVIPLLGLFFHSLGIGVSGILEVFSDERIRSALFLSFSVGFFSALINLFVGFLFAWVLVRYNFPFKKLLDTLIDLPFTLPTAVAGIALTTIYSQNGIIGSYFDQWGIKIAYTPIGIVIALVFIGFPFVVRTVQPVIEELPKELEESARCLGATPFQTFYKVLLPELWPSLLAGTGMAFARSIGEYGSVVFISGNIPGKTEILPLLIVTKLEQYEYEKATSIALVMLLTSFVFMFLINLLQERASKKLS, from the coding sequence ATGCTTATCGAAACGCGGCCGTATAAAAAAACACATTTAGGAATCAGTTTAGGACTGACCGTTTTTTATTCGTCTGCGGTTGTTGTGATCCCCCTTCTCGGACTCTTTTTCCATTCTCTCGGGATTGGAGTCTCTGGAATTTTAGAAGTATTCTCTGATGAAAGAATTCGCTCGGCACTTTTTTTAAGTTTCAGTGTAGGCTTTTTCTCTGCTCTCATCAATCTCTTTGTAGGATTTCTTTTTGCTTGGGTTTTAGTCCGTTACAACTTTCCTTTTAAAAAATTACTCGATACCTTAATTGATTTGCCCTTTACCTTACCCACTGCTGTGGCTGGGATTGCTCTTACGACCATTTATTCACAAAATGGAATCATTGGATCCTATTTTGATCAGTGGGGAATTAAAATTGCTTACACACCCATTGGAATTGTGATCGCACTTGTTTTTATTGGATTTCCTTTTGTGGTACGAACTGTACAACCTGTGATTGAAGAATTACCCAAAGAATTAGAAGAAAGTGCACGCTGTCTTGGTGCTACTCCCTTCCAAACTTTTTATAAAGTATTACTTCCTGAACTTTGGCCTTCCCTTCTTGCAGGAACAGGAATGGCATTTGCTCGGAGTATCGGAGAATACGGATCTGTTGTTTTTATTTCAGGAAACATTCCCGGAAAAACGGAAATCCTCCCCCTTCTCATTGTCACCAAACTAGAACAATACGAATACGAAAAAGCAACTTCCATTGCTCTTGTGATGTTACTCACATCTTTTGTTTTTATGTTTTTGATTAATTTACTCCAAGAAAGGGCCTCTAAAAAATTATCATGA
- a CDS encoding sulfate ABC transporter substrate-binding protein, which yields MKINTLISKIKPGISAILCIFLSLGTLSSLTAESTFLHVSFDPTRELYEEINKAFLKEWKAKKGNEFAIQQSHGGSGKQARAVIDGLDADVVSLALSYDIDSISTKSGLIDANWQKKLPNNSVPYYSTIVFLVRKSNPKKIKDWDDIVKPGVSIITPNPKTSGGARWNYLAAYGFAKRKYKSDEKATEFVKALFKNTSVLDTGARGSTTTFVQRGIGDVLITWENEAKLSLDEEKRSGKNTLEVVYPSESIKAETPVAVVTKTATEKGNLEKATSYLEFLYTKEGQSIIAKHFFRPTEATVTKASAKEFPNIKLFSLSDLGETWDSAQKKHFADAGVFDAIYKTK from the coding sequence ATGAAAATTAACACTCTTATTTCGAAAATAAAACCAGGAATTTCTGCCATATTGTGCATTTTTTTAAGTTTAGGGACTCTCTCTTCCCTCACTGCGGAATCCACTTTCCTCCATGTGTCCTTTGACCCCACAAGAGAATTATATGAAGAAATCAACAAAGCCTTCCTAAAAGAATGGAAGGCCAAAAAAGGAAACGAATTTGCCATCCAACAATCCCATGGCGGATCAGGAAAACAAGCTCGTGCTGTGATTGATGGACTAGATGCTGATGTTGTGAGTCTTGCGCTTTCCTACGATATTGACAGCATCTCCACCAAATCAGGGTTAATTGATGCAAATTGGCAAAAAAAACTCCCAAACAATAGTGTTCCTTATTACTCGACCATTGTATTTTTAGTTCGTAAATCCAATCCGAAAAAAATCAAAGATTGGGATGACATTGTAAAACCTGGAGTTTCGATCATCACTCCCAACCCAAAAACCAGTGGTGGTGCACGTTGGAATTATTTGGCAGCTTATGGATTTGCAAAACGTAAATACAAATCCGATGAAAAAGCAACTGAGTTTGTGAAAGCCCTTTTTAAAAACACATCCGTTCTTGACACGGGTGCTCGCGGCTCAACAACTACCTTTGTCCAAAGAGGAATTGGGGATGTTCTCATCACTTGGGAAAATGAAGCAAAACTTTCCCTTGATGAGGAAAAAAGATCTGGCAAAAACACTTTAGAAGTTGTGTATCCATCTGAATCCATCAAAGCGGAAACGCCTGTTGCTGTTGTTACCAAAACTGCTACCGAAAAAGGCAATTTGGAAAAAGCGACTTCCTACTTAGAATTTCTCTATACAAAAGAAGGACAGTCGATCATCGCAAAACATTTTTTCAGACCAACAGAAGCCACTGTAACAAAGGCTTCAGCGAAAGAATTTCCCAATATTAAATTATTTTCCCTATCCGATTTAGGGGAAACTTGGGATTCTGCTCAGAAAAAACATTTTGCAGATGCTGGTGTCTTTGATGCCATCTACAAAACTAAGTAA
- a CDS encoding sulfate/molybdate ABC transporter ATP-binding protein, which produces MPIEISNVNKTFGSFTALKDVNLSIPDGELVALLGPSGSGKTTLLRIIAGLEEPSSGKVEFVGENLSTSKIQNGEVGFVFQHYALFRHMTIAENIAFGLEVRPKHLRPSKKEIQEKVSKLLTLIQLEKFHNRYPHELSGGQRQRVALARALAIEPKFLLLDEPFGALDAKVRKELRNWLRRLHDEIHITSVFVTHDQEEALEVSDRIVILNQGQLEQVGSPDEVYNKPKSPFVFHFLGDVNLFHGRIEEGTTKIGNLALDSTEHQDVKESVAVAYVRPYDVEIVREADQGIAAEIQYIHSTGRNVRVELKRVDTGTLIESVLEQETYRLLNLLPGETVYLRIKKAKVYVEDFSI; this is translated from the coding sequence ATGCCGATTGAAATTAGTAATGTCAATAAAACCTTTGGGTCGTTCACCGCTCTAAAAGATGTTAACCTCTCCATTCCTGATGGTGAACTTGTGGCACTTCTTGGTCCTTCAGGATCTGGAAAAACCACCTTACTTCGCATCATCGCCGGTCTGGAAGAACCATCTTCGGGAAAGGTGGAGTTTGTAGGCGAAAACCTTTCCACATCCAAAATCCAAAATGGGGAAGTGGGATTTGTTTTCCAACACTACGCCCTCTTTCGTCATATGACCATCGCCGAAAACATAGCGTTTGGTTTGGAAGTCAGGCCAAAACATTTAAGACCATCCAAAAAAGAAATCCAGGAAAAAGTTTCCAAACTCCTCACACTCATCCAACTCGAAAAATTTCATAACCGTTATCCTCACGAATTGTCGGGAGGCCAACGCCAACGAGTGGCACTGGCAAGAGCCCTTGCCATCGAACCAAAATTTTTATTACTGGATGAACCCTTTGGTGCTCTTGATGCCAAAGTCAGAAAAGAACTGAGAAACTGGCTCCGTCGTCTCCATGATGAAATCCACATAACAAGCGTTTTTGTCACACATGACCAAGAAGAAGCTTTGGAAGTAAGCGACAGGATTGTGATCTTAAACCAGGGTCAGTTGGAACAAGTAGGAAGCCCGGACGAAGTATACAACAAACCTAAGTCTCCCTTTGTGTTTCATTTCCTAGGGGATGTGAATCTTTTCCATGGACGAATCGAAGAAGGAACCACAAAAATTGGGAATTTAGCCCTCGATAGCACTGAACACCAAGATGTAAAAGAATCGGTGGCTGTAGCCTATGTTCGTCCTTACGATGTGGAAATCGTTCGGGAAGCCGACCAAGGGATTGCTGCCGAAATCCAATACATCCATTCCACCGGAAGGAATGTGCGGGTGGAGCTCAAACGAGTCGACACGGGAACTCTCATTGAATCTGTACTCGAACAGGAAACCTACCGTCTTTTGAACCTTTTGCCTGGAGAGACCGTCTATCTGAGGATTAAAAAAGCAAAAGTTTACGTAGAAGACTTCTCTATCTAA